A single window of Lytechinus variegatus isolate NC3 chromosome 8, Lvar_3.0, whole genome shotgun sequence DNA harbors:
- the LOC121419647 gene encoding histone-lysine N-methyltransferase PRDM9-like: MFWHNSAPASSSTAHQASRSVPFQLDGIKSSGFSAGCVASITTPEDFVESDILPLTTQEHTPASNTTQLPGESDIASHTPKHTPSKEHQTQYQPSTHSPKTGASAPSSSTADPPVLVALNLKKSRAPSSSSDLPQGLSLRKTSQGKVEGVVTVESIEEGVEFGPYRGTLLEEDVGGMKDTTWEVFLSGKVCFYVDGSKTWMSLVRCALDKEEQNLEAYQIYGEIFYRSTKVIEPGGELKVFYSEDYMNHVGFPRRLSELHFDKDTQKFHCSQCEHLFASPKVILRHIKCEHTHSKPGSQSNEMIPVLSWRKKRKTNNSTKTEITTKLHSTTKSESNHNEQVFTCETCGKVFPTQGRLMAHKLFHEYNQEHACPVCGKGQGNTQALARHLTTHEPKLYKCKKCARQFKAETSLDKHMREVHGFRCQFCFELFTRKSKCLQHEQTHQAFRSGQPESNGTSPDETEPAQATTQEAKDMLGKTTTYYQKKRPYKCRFCPKRYTSCFSARDHEKENHTNEGSYKCVHCPKVFTSEHRLKNHLISHEQKGFYQCTLCPRSFGSEKALNNHQGEHTGLKPFKCEICGRGFRVKSHFHAHKRRMHQERPLRFFCSVCNKGFADKGNLVKHERRHKGIRPFVCLECGKGFTARTSLDTHVQIIHTKEKRFCCEVCGKKFSLNNHYTHHMIKHKMQGDADA; this comes from the exons ATGTTCTGGCATa ATTCTGCGCCTGCAAGTTCAAGTACAGCTCACCAGGCCAGTCGGTCAGTTCCGTTCCAGCTTGATGGGATCAAATCCTCTGGCTTTTCTGCAGGCTGTGTCGCATCCATCACTACTCCAGAAGATTTTGTTGAAAGTGACATCCTACCATTGACAACTCAGGAACATACTCCAGCAAGCAACACAACCCAATTGCCAG gTGAGTCTGATATTGCTTCACACACTCCTAAGCATACTCCGAGTAAAGAACACCAAACACAGTATCAACCATCCACACATTCACCCAAGACTGGCGCGTCAGCTCCAAGCTCATCTACTGCTGACCCTCCGGTCCTGGTGGCACTCAATCTAAAAAAGAGTAGGGCGCCCTCATCGAGTTCGGATCTTCCTCAGGGTCTATCGCTCCGCAAGACATCGCAGGGTAAAGTGGAAGGTGTAGTTACCGTGGAGAGTATTGAGGAAGGGGTGGAGTTTGGACCTTATAGAGGAACGTTGCTGGAAGAGGATGTTGGTGGGATGAAAGATACAACTTGGGAG GTCTTTCTTTCAGGTAAAGTGTGTTTCTATGTTGATGGAAGCAAGACTTGGATGTCTCTTGTAAGATGtgcacttgacaaggaggaacAGAACCTGGAAGCTTATCAAATCTATGGGGAAATCTTCTATAGAAGTACAAAGGTCATTGAACCTGGTGGCGAACTTAAAGTATTCTACAGTGAGGACTACATGAATCATGTAGGATTTCCCAGGAGATTGAGTGAGCTTCATTTTGATAAAG aTACTCAGAAGTTTCATTGCAGCCAGTGTGAACATCTATTTGCATCCCCTAAAGTGATCCTGAGACATATCAAATGTGAACACACCCATAGCAAACCTGGAAGTCAATCTAATGAAATGATTCCTGTGCTCTcatggagaaagaaaaggaaaacaaataattctacAAAGACAGAGATTACCACCAAACTGCATTCCACTACCAAGAGTGAAAGCAACCACAATGAGCAAGTGTTTACGTGTGAAACATGTGGGAAGGTTTTTCCTACCCAAGGTAGACTTATGGCCCATAAATTGTTTCATGAGTACAACCAAGAACATGCATGCCCTGTTTGTGGCAAAGGACAGGGAAATACACAGGCCTTGGCAAGACATTTGACGACTCATGAGCCCAAATTATACAAATGTAAGAAATGCGCCCGACAGTTCAAAGCAGAAACTTCACTCGATAAGCATATGAGAGAGGTCCATGGTTTTAGATGTCAGTTTTGCTTTGAGTTGTTCACGAGAAAGAGTAAATGTTTGCAACACGAGCAGACACACCAAGCTTTCAGATCAGGGCAACCTGAATCAAATGGGACATCACCAGATGAGACAGAACCAGCACAAGCAACAACCCAAGAAGCAAAGGACATGCTCGGTAAAACAACCACCTATTACCAGAAGAAACGCCCATACAAGTGCCGCTTCTGTCCGAAGAGATATACCTCCTGTTTCAGCGCCAGGGACCATGAAAAGGAGAACCACACTAATGAAGGATCGTACAAGTGTGTACATTGTCCTAAGGTTTTTACCAGCGAGCATCGACTGAAGAACCACCTGATTAGCCATGAGCAAAAGGGATTCTATCAATGCACGCTATGTCCAAGAAGCTTTGGCTCAGAGAAAGCTCTTAACAACCACCAAGGTGAACACACAGGACTAAAGCCGTTCAAGTGTGAGATCTGCGGCCGTGGATTCCGAGTGAAAAGTCACTTCCATGCGCACAAGCGACGCATGCATCAGGAACGGCCTCTACGATTCTTCTGCTCGGTCTGCAACAAAGGGTTTGCCGATAAAGGGAACCTCGTCAAACATGAACGAAGGCACAAGGGCATTAGGCCATTTGTGTGCCTGGAATGCGGGAAAGGTTTCACGGCAAGGACTTCACTAGACACACACGTGCAAATAATTCATACCAAAGAGAAGAGGTTCTGTTGTGAAGTTTGTGGCAAGAAATTCTCTCTCaataatcactatacccatcaCATGATCAAGCATAAAATGCAGGGGGATGCAGATGCGTAA
- the LOC121420341 gene encoding angiopoietin-1 receptor-like isoform X2 has protein sequence MDGGVVRNTSIIINVEEPPIKPVAILGLADCLTSSTRHEPYCIARGSFPSSEITWSLDEENVTDNAEATTTNMASGYVMVISELNYVTRREDYGKILRCRISHVALGEDFVAEKAICLIDTEMNLSSVEGDLSGSLVLEVSGIPHSASCSLRACDIAQYNSTTRDECPERYLGDTYSDLADHVYEFIDLVASTTYEVSLRCVHRLCGESTTETRATVPSPPDRGGKNIDSENVHFENMNSEFNAESNSSTATSEELTTSRQTTEYERETTAEPTCTPCPCSLSGLSSGASAGIAILGILLVASLIIYIVQFTLLRRRTKPEFDGSKMNEKRDEVNTPKEVNDNEAYEMIQSGDRAYTTLQLDSSHSFIIARENVTFFTILGSIGRGDFGEVWKGDLRSNQHHLDVAIRQIPDRVIKSLQVLESIKALYKLSDQPNIVKCLGYCKEQGSILYEFISGGTLLTYLQTSGVQSQPTYSNLEPNGVRIDEGTLLNLAWQVAKGMQFLASKKIIHGALCAHNVLLGERKQCKISDYGLSSSLFGDLAKPTRWSSPETMATNDQTKEGDIWSFGIVLWEIMTLGARPYPKMTFTTVQTEVAKGYQMKRPHHCAQEVYAIMSSCWKKDPTSRTNFDRILKDLERILEKTHSYLSLNDLDERVYASTLDL, from the exons ATGGACGGGGGAGTAGTTCGCAATACAAGTATTATCATTAACGTTGAAG AACCTCCCATTAAGCCAGTTGCCATCCTTGGACTTGCTGACTGTCTGACGTCATCGACACGTCATGAACCGTATTGTATCGCTAGAGGCAGCTTCCCTTCCTCCGAGATCACGTGGTCTCTCGATGAGGAAAACGTGACCGACAACGCCGAGGCGACGACAACGAATATGGCGTCGGGATACGTGATGGTCATCAGCGAGTTGAATTACGTAACCAGAAGAGAGGATTATGGGAAGATATTGCGATGCAGAATTAGTCACGTGGCACTGGGGGAGGATTTCGTTGCAGAGAAAGCTATCT GTTTGATTGACACTGAAATGAATTTGTCATCGGTGGAGGGGGATCTTTCTGGCTCTCTCGTTCTTGAAGTAAGCGGCATACCACATTCGGCCTCGTGTTCTCTCAGAGCATGTGACATTGCACAAT ataaCAGCACCACGAGGGATGAATGCCCAGAAAGATATCTCGGTGACACGTACAGCGACTTAGCCGACCACGTATATGAATTCATTGATCTCGTAGCTTCGACCACCTACGAAGTATCGCTTCGTTGCGTTCATAGGTTGTGCGGTGAGAGCACGACCGAGACACGAGCTACCGTCCCGAGTCCTCCGGATCGCGGCGGCAAAAATATTGACTCCGAAAATGTACACTTCGAAAATATGAACTCCGAATTCAATGCTGAGTCGAATTCGTCAACTG CAACTTCAGAGGAATTGACGACGAGCCGCCAAACGACAGAATATGAAAGAG AGACTACGGCTGAGCCTACATGCACACCATGTCCATGTTCACTGTCTGGTCTGAGTTCTGGAGCATCTGCTGGAATAGCTATCTTAGGCATCCTTCTAGTAGCTTCTCTCATCATCTACATCGTACAGTTCACACTCTTAAGGAGAAGGACTAAGCCAG AGTTCGATGGGTCaaagatgaatgaaaaaag AGATGAAGTAAATACACCAAAGGAGGTGAACGACAACGAGGCTTATGAGATGATTCAAAGTGGAGATAGAG catACACAACATTACAACTCGATTCATCCCACTCTTTCATCATTGCCCGTGAAAACGTGACATTCTTCACCATACTCGGTTCGATTGGACGGGGCGATTTCGGCGAGGTATGGAAAGGAGACCTCCGCTCAAACCAACACCATCTCGATGTCGCTATCAGGCAAATACCAG ATCGCGTGATAAAATCGTTACAAGTACTTGAATCAATCAAGGCACTTTACAAGCTATCGGATCAACCGAATATTGTCAAATGTCTCGGATATTGTAAAGAGCAAG GCAGTATTCTGTATGAGTTCATCTCAGGGGGTACACTCCTTACCTATCTACAGACTTCAGGGGTGCAATCTCAACCTACGTACAGTAATCTCGAACCAAACGGTGTTCGTATTGATGAGGGTACCCTACTTAACTTGGCTTGGCAGGTTGCTAAAGGAATGCAGTTCCTTGCATCTAAGAAG atcatCCATGGAGCTCTCTGCGCTCACAATGTGTTGCTAGGAGAAAGAAAGCAATGTAAGATATCAGACTATGGACTTTCTTCATCGCTCTTTGGTGACTTAGCT AAACCAACCAGATGGAGTTCACCAGAAACCATGGCAACGAATGACCAAACTAAAGAAGGAGACATCTGGTCTTTTGGTATTGTCTTGTGGGAAATAATGACACTGG GTGCAAGGCCATACCCTAAAATGACCTTTACCACTGTCCAGACGGAGGTTGCCAAGGGTTACCAGATGAAACGCCCCCATCACTGTGCACAAGAAGT GTATGCGATTATGAGTAGTTGCTGGAAGAAGGACCCTACATCTAGGACCAACTTTGACCGAATCCTAAAAGATTTGGAAAGGATTCTAGAAAAGACTCAT agtTACCTGTCACTTAATGACTTGGATGAACGTGTGTATGCATCTACTCTGGACTTGTAA
- the LOC121420341 gene encoding angiopoietin-1 receptor-like isoform X1: MDGGVVRNTSIIINVEEPPIKPVAILGLADCLTSSTRHEPYCIARGSFPSSEITWSLDEENVTDNAEATTTNMASGYVMVISELNYVTRREDYGKILRCRISHVALGEDFVAEKAICLIDTEMNLSSVEGDLSGSLVLEVSGIPHSASCSLRACDIAQYNSTTRDECPERYLGDTYSDLADHVYEFIDLVASTTYEVSLRCVHRLCGESTTETRATVPSPPDRGGKNIDSENVHFENMNSEFNAESNSSTATSEELTTSRQTTEYERETTAEPTCTPCPCSLSGLSSGASAGIAILGILLVASLIIYIVQFTLLRRRTKPEFDGSKMNEKRDEVNTPKEVNDNEAYEMIQSGDRAYTTLQLDSSHSFIIARENVTFFTILGSIGRGDFGEVWKGDLRSNQHHLDVAIRQIPDRVIKSLQVLESIKALYKLSDQPNIVKCLGYCKEQGSILYEFISGGTLLTYLQTSGVQSQPTYSNLEPNGVRIDEGTLLNLAWQVAKGMQFLASKKIIHGALCAHNVLLGERKQCKISDYGLSSSLFGDLAKPTRWSSPETMATNDQTKEGDIWSFGIVLWEIMTLGARPYPKMTFTTVQTEVAKGYQMKRPHHCAQEVYAIMSSCWKKDPTSRTNFDRILKDLERILEKTHVRFNSNSSNSLIPCYCLHFLCINHSISGDVYIYKSFSFIHTMQIHNQ; the protein is encoded by the exons ATGGACGGGGGAGTAGTTCGCAATACAAGTATTATCATTAACGTTGAAG AACCTCCCATTAAGCCAGTTGCCATCCTTGGACTTGCTGACTGTCTGACGTCATCGACACGTCATGAACCGTATTGTATCGCTAGAGGCAGCTTCCCTTCCTCCGAGATCACGTGGTCTCTCGATGAGGAAAACGTGACCGACAACGCCGAGGCGACGACAACGAATATGGCGTCGGGATACGTGATGGTCATCAGCGAGTTGAATTACGTAACCAGAAGAGAGGATTATGGGAAGATATTGCGATGCAGAATTAGTCACGTGGCACTGGGGGAGGATTTCGTTGCAGAGAAAGCTATCT GTTTGATTGACACTGAAATGAATTTGTCATCGGTGGAGGGGGATCTTTCTGGCTCTCTCGTTCTTGAAGTAAGCGGCATACCACATTCGGCCTCGTGTTCTCTCAGAGCATGTGACATTGCACAAT ataaCAGCACCACGAGGGATGAATGCCCAGAAAGATATCTCGGTGACACGTACAGCGACTTAGCCGACCACGTATATGAATTCATTGATCTCGTAGCTTCGACCACCTACGAAGTATCGCTTCGTTGCGTTCATAGGTTGTGCGGTGAGAGCACGACCGAGACACGAGCTACCGTCCCGAGTCCTCCGGATCGCGGCGGCAAAAATATTGACTCCGAAAATGTACACTTCGAAAATATGAACTCCGAATTCAATGCTGAGTCGAATTCGTCAACTG CAACTTCAGAGGAATTGACGACGAGCCGCCAAACGACAGAATATGAAAGAG AGACTACGGCTGAGCCTACATGCACACCATGTCCATGTTCACTGTCTGGTCTGAGTTCTGGAGCATCTGCTGGAATAGCTATCTTAGGCATCCTTCTAGTAGCTTCTCTCATCATCTACATCGTACAGTTCACACTCTTAAGGAGAAGGACTAAGCCAG AGTTCGATGGGTCaaagatgaatgaaaaaag AGATGAAGTAAATACACCAAAGGAGGTGAACGACAACGAGGCTTATGAGATGATTCAAAGTGGAGATAGAG catACACAACATTACAACTCGATTCATCCCACTCTTTCATCATTGCCCGTGAAAACGTGACATTCTTCACCATACTCGGTTCGATTGGACGGGGCGATTTCGGCGAGGTATGGAAAGGAGACCTCCGCTCAAACCAACACCATCTCGATGTCGCTATCAGGCAAATACCAG ATCGCGTGATAAAATCGTTACAAGTACTTGAATCAATCAAGGCACTTTACAAGCTATCGGATCAACCGAATATTGTCAAATGTCTCGGATATTGTAAAGAGCAAG GCAGTATTCTGTATGAGTTCATCTCAGGGGGTACACTCCTTACCTATCTACAGACTTCAGGGGTGCAATCTCAACCTACGTACAGTAATCTCGAACCAAACGGTGTTCGTATTGATGAGGGTACCCTACTTAACTTGGCTTGGCAGGTTGCTAAAGGAATGCAGTTCCTTGCATCTAAGAAG atcatCCATGGAGCTCTCTGCGCTCACAATGTGTTGCTAGGAGAAAGAAAGCAATGTAAGATATCAGACTATGGACTTTCTTCATCGCTCTTTGGTGACTTAGCT AAACCAACCAGATGGAGTTCACCAGAAACCATGGCAACGAATGACCAAACTAAAGAAGGAGACATCTGGTCTTTTGGTATTGTCTTGTGGGAAATAATGACACTGG GTGCAAGGCCATACCCTAAAATGACCTTTACCACTGTCCAGACGGAGGTTGCCAAGGGTTACCAGATGAAACGCCCCCATCACTGTGCACAAGAAGT GTATGCGATTATGAGTAGTTGCTGGAAGAAGGACCCTACATCTAGGACCAACTTTGACCGAATCCTAAAAGATTTGGAAAGGATTCTAGAAAAGACTCATGTAAGATTTAACTCTAATTCTTCCAACAGTTTGATCCCCTGTTACTGTTTGCATTTCCTTTGTATAAACCATAGTATATCTggtgatgtatatatatataaatcgttttcatttattcatactaTGCAAATCCACAATCAATGA